The DNA sequence GCTGATGTGGAAAACCCTGTTTTTCTACAGCCATATGAATTTGAAAGTGTAAGAAACCAAGCATTCATCTTTGTCGCCCAGATCACCATTAATTCGATCATAAAGACAGTATCAATTTTGTTAGAGGATTAAAAGTAGTGACTTCTTACCAGTGAACCTGCAAGAACACCACAAGTTTCTAAATTCTTTTCTGTATTTGCTTGAGCTAATCTCAAGAAATCCTCCATCATTTTTACTGGCTGCAAAGTACATTCAAAATAACATGACATTTGGCAAATAAGCAAATAATCATCACAAGTCATCCAAAGAAAGGATCATTGTTTTTTCAAAcatgagaaagaaaaatgatCAGCATAGGAAACTTACAACGTGTAGATGTTGATATGCATTAGAACTTGGCATCCCATCCTGAGAAGGTTTTGCAGGTCCAGGTCTTGGATCTGCAACTTTTGATGGTGGAATTGGAGCATGATCTTGTTGTACTCGAGCAAGAACAGGCGGTGGAGAAGGTTGATGGATATTACTTAACTGGAAAATATCTTCCCTCGCTTCATTAATAAATGCAGGGCATGAATCCTCAGCTGTATGTAGCCATCTGCCATCATCTAATGAGAGAACTGAATCCATTGTAGATTGAATTCCCCCTGAATTGCCATCTTTTACCACCGCAATATCACTTTGTCCAGCCTGATTCAGACTATTACAAAAGATGAAACAACGTAGAATATGTTAAAAGCAGCATCAATTTTAGAAGAAAGAGCCTTACAAAAAAGTTCAAGATTACAATTTGGTCCATGAAATATATCATAATGTGCTAACAGAAGAGTGCAAATATGCCaaacaaaataagtaaaaactttaggatttaTAGAAAGATAAATGAGTTTTGCAGAAATCCTAACCTTGTGCTTTCTGCAGGAATTTCAATAGAGGTCAAGCCTACACTGCTCGGATACTGAACCTGTATTATTACACAAAAGTAGTAACAAGTTAATAGGGTGGGTTTCAAAAGTTAAGAAGAAGATATGGCTTAAAGACACAGAATAACTTACCTTAATCTCTGCAGTGGGTCCAAGCCACTGGCCTCGAAGACCATTTGGACCTAAAAATGAATGTCTAGACAAAGTATCCTTATTTGGAAGAGGTTTAATCGATCTGCATgtttaaagaaaaaacattaCGTATTTTTCATAGCACTACCTTACTAAATGCTGAGTTGTTTAGTGTTTTAGTTTGTGGCCTTCTTTCAATTAGAGCATAACTACAGTAAAGCATATATATGCTGCTAAAACAAAGACAAATAACACATAAGCCAAAGAGCACTAAAGAACTATGCCTGGGacttgggagaaaaacaaagtaAGAACATCAAAAGCACTATATATTAACTTAATAAGCACTTTGAGTTCAGGCCATCCCAAATCAAAAAACCATTGATAGAAACACAATGCTCTAAAGATAGAATAAAAAACAATGCTACCATGTTAAACTTATTGATTTGCCACATACTACAActtatagaaattaaaaaatcttGATCCACGTAAGACGAGGTTCTGACCGGCAGAAAGTATGGCTAAAATAAATGTGATATCATGTCACTATTGTATAAATCATAAACGTGCAACTACAATAATGCTCACAGCTTTTGGAACTGCTTGTCGATTAGCGTAGAATTTGATAAGACCAAGGATTGATCATTGTTATACTTCCAAGATGACTGTGTAGCCATGCTTGCAGGCTGCAAAAACATGTCATCATAGAATAAAATCAACGAAGTGCCCTCATAATAATGCAAGATAAAACTAAAGAATAAGACAAACAGACTGAAACACAGATTAAGTTCTCACAAATTTGTTATAACCTAAGAAGGTTtcttacattattattattattattatcgaataaaaaacaaaatgaaaacgaAGCAACACTATGACCAAGATCTTCTAAGTACACAATAGTAGAATAAAACAAATGACAAGCAGAATATTTAACCATTGATAAAACTTTATTTCATATCAACAATGTATCAACAGAACCTTATTGAGTCAAGATACCTGCTTAGAACTTATAGTTGGTAACCTTTTATTTACAGCAGGCCACTCTAAAGAAGAATTCTCTGAACTGTATAAAGTCCTTTCTGGGCCATCAAGTTGAGGCAGTTGAGTTCCAGCATGGCCCTTATTAAGTTCTCCCACTCTGCGATCAAATTCAGGCTTCAAAGATTCAAGCTCGTCTAGGACAGATATCAATTTCTGTAATGACAGATGATAGCCAAACGAAAACATTGTCAAGACATATTGAACATGCAAGAAACAGTAACTGAAAGTGTGGGGTATAACTTACCTTCCTATATAGTATTCTTTCTTTGGGTAGAACAGCTTGGTAATCTCGATGGTACGGTATAGTTTCAGATACCAAACTGGGAACAAAgtaagaataaattaattaattaattaatttaaagaaaaaaaaaaacaaaaaacaaaactagcTTATGCATCCACTATCACATATTTCCACAAGATGAAAATAGCTGCAAAGCAATATAATCCATACCTTGAAAATCTGAGAAGCATGATGTACAAATctacaatatttttttcctccctGTATACATTGGCCTGGAAATAAAGGGAAATGATGACAACCCATATCAATAAGGACTTAATCTAAACACAAGAAAGGAGCTGCTACAAGATAAACACAGTAGGTGATACTAAAAATAGTCCATCAGTCCTATCAACAAGAAGAGAAACTCATAATAGCAAAATGTACATCCTAACTGATTGGCATTGGACGAAAAAGCTGAGTTTCTGATCAAGCCTAACTTCAATGTATTTTGGAACTGAAGTTTCTGATCAAGCCTAAATTCAATGTATTTCggaaacaaacataaaaatattaaacacaagtgaacaagcaaagaattaaaaaaccTGCGTATTGTACACTCCCATTAAATATTATACATTTGTCTTTCATCattccccctcccccccccccccccccccaaaaaaaaaaaaaaaaaaagggaaacgaAAAGAATTTGACTGTTAATGATAAACAAAAGCACCAATATTATCCAGTTTTATGAATCCATACAAAACCTGAAAAGCTACAAAGCTATTAAAAATCACATaatcattaattttctttttaaagaacatatagatatatatatatatataaatttgcaaCCTTAATATAACTAGCACCAATTATTAACTCCTACAAAAAAATTACGACGATTTTGAAAATACGAATTGAAAAAGCAAAATTACAGAAGCGAGAAAAAATTAGAATTGGTAgttaaaaaaagatataaaccTGTTTTAGAAGATTTTCCGCTATCCGATAGTAGAATCGGATATGAATCCGATTATCGACCTCCACTTTCCGAGCCATGGAGTTCACGTTGATCTtcaccatcttcttcttcttcttcttcttcttgtggCTCGGCTGTAAATGCCAGAGCTCCTATGCTCCAAGTCAATTCTCCGGCAAGAGCCTTGTCGACGAGAACGTCGTTGAGAATTTGAGCGAGAGATCGAACGGGTACAGAGCGTGCCGATGAAGCAAAACGTGAGAAACTCGTCGTTTTGGGCCCGTTTGGGGGACTTGGAGCTGGAGACGAaatattgaacttttttttctttttctttttttttcttttttttttaatgtcgaCATGGCGAAGTACAGAATGGCTCTAATTATATGCGGTAGTGGTCACGGATTACTATGGTTGGAGGGCTCTTTCCGACATTTcaccagcaaataaataattaaaatatatatatatatatatgacggCTCCTCTGGTATAGTAATTTTATTtctagtttttcttttctaggatattaaatattaatacctaatgcatcttaaaataaaataataaaattacgaaTTAACCCTCAACTTTTAAtatgtgaaaaataataataccaaaGTCATTAAATCAgaagatataaaataatattttcaagcaaaaaagatatcaaataatattattcgGTCTATTTTTTAGGGGGAAAAGGAAGTGTTAAACCAATAAACTTGCTGCAATATTTGTATTGTCAATTGAAGAACACACACTCAAAAAGTAAACAAGACAGAAAAAACCaataaacaaaagaataaaacataaaccacaaaacaaaacaaggcTTATATGGCGGTTCAGAATGTATAACCATAACCATTCCTACATCCACTATTGACCATCGAGGATTCAGAAATATACACAGATTTTCTCAGCACTTTCTCACACacacttatttttcttcttgcaCCACTTCTCTATTGTAATTCCAGCAGCCTATCCTTCGTGGTTAAGCAAAACAAGGCAGCATTCTTCTTAATTCTACCTATCATTCAAAGCTTGACCTGACCTGAGATACTAAATCACAGTCCTCATAGCTTGATCAACTTTTAAGTAACAAAGTCAAGAGCAggagtttgatatatatatatatatatatatatagtacataaAAACGGTGTGTTTTACGATGTATGGACCAAACTTTGTTCATAAAGTAATTAAACTCGGTTTCATTCACTCATCAAATATAACTTTACTTTTGACATatggggttttattttattttcagaaaataaagataTCATTTAATAAGTAACTTAtcaatgaaaaggaaaatatttatacaCAAGAATTCAGACAATTAGTTATACCACCAAAAATTGATTTCTGTTCCATGCTTTGTGTACTGGTGAAGGAGAGGATAATTGAGTGCTTAGCTTCCATTCTAGAGCTTCTGCTTGATCATgcaatggccattttttttatctgaatttagacatttttataaattttaagattaaaaaaaaaaaaaaaaaaaaagctggttTTTCTTCTCATCTCTGGCTCTCTGCTGTTATAATATTCCAACGTATGCTTATCATCCATGAATATTGGTGCCAGGGAAgttccatatatatacatatatatatattgatgtgaGGGTCATTAGGGACTAAAGAAATGAACTATTTCGGTAACATATTTCGCAATTTCATAATCTTCCATTTTCCTATTCATAATGAACAGAAAATCTTTGTCTTGTCCCAATTTCTAAGTTCCCAAACAGCATATATTTGCTTTTTACAAGCCTCACCACAATATTGCTGACAAAATACACTGCGTATGGTAGTAAGTTTTACacacaagaataagaaaatcatACAAGTATTTTAGTATACATTATACATATCAAAGCAATACACCAAGTCCCAAGATCACCATCAACCCAGGCCCAACCACAATCTGGTTTGCGTTATTTGCCTCAGCTTTAAGATGCTCAGCCACATTGAACTTTCCTGAACAATGCAAGAAACCAGAAGATATTGCATTTAGGTATGAtaacaagaaaacaaatacaATATTTCTAACATTTTTCTAATAGAAATCACCTCTTTCCGAGCCGGTGCCACACCCTGCCTGGATAGTATCTCTAATATCTTGTATGGTGGCCTTGTTATAGAACAAAAAGTTGGTTAAAATGTTGTCTATGCAGTCAAGAACAAGGTGTGTCTCATCGAGACATGGTCCGTTGCAATATGCATCGGTTTTGTCAAATGGGACATTCAGATCTCCGCTCTCATTCAGTCTGTATGATTCTTCACAGTTGATGTAAATCTGGAAAAAGAAACACACATAGAAGAAaaaatgttagaaattttaaCCTCTTGgggtaccaaaaaaaaaaaaattggaaattctGAGCTTACATATTTATCATTGAAACATAGCAAAGCTTTAGCAACAATTTCAGTTGGGTCGTGAAATTTGTGGCCCGTTTCAGGCTCATCTTCAACTGCATTCTCTGtcaaaaatcaattcaaaacataaattTGAAGACAAAATGGAGTTGGAAATCTATATGCTTTCTTTGTTGCATACCTGATATGCTGCCAAAAACAGAGATGGGAATCAGAGCTGCAGCTAAAACAGAGAGTCCGAGTATCCTTGTTAACGCCATTTTTACAGAAGCTTGTAAATGAAATTGGCTATGATTGGAGCAAGTATTTATATAACAAGGTAGTTTTCATAACATAACAAAACACCAAGGTTTTGCTTGCTAAAAACTATGCCAATTTTGTGAACGACCAACCTAGCCTACCATACTACTTTTTCCTTTTAAGAATTTTAGTAAATTGAACCATCTTTTTGACCAAGTGACCTTGGCCCACAATTGGAACATTATACAGGTGTTGCTATTCACCTTCTgcatagaaattaattatagaCTTGCACACACGGATAGGAAAATGCAATGGAACTTAAATAAAGTTGGTGAATTTAATCGGAAAAATGAAATCAGAAATTGGTTTGAACTATATAAATGGGTTGTTTTTAGAGGCACTGAGAAGACCAAGTGGTAGAGAGCAGTTGGAATGCAAGCCACCCACCAACTTTACTTGCTGGGAACATTTTCCTTGGATGTAAGAAATCAAACCTAAAAACATTCATTAGCTCCATACTTCAAATACAAGTTAAAATTGCATAAGGTAGATATTGAAATGGAGTGTTGAATACAGCCTAAGGAAATTGGCAGTGAAACGACTAGCAATTCGTTCAAACGGACAAGCATGTTGAGGCGGTTCACGTAGTTGGGCTTATAGAACTCGGACCGGTTACTTGGGTTGTGGCCCATATTAGGTACCCCAAAGCTTAGCAACCCATTAGATTATCTTTCTCGGTGATGAAAACGTAACGCACTTTCTAAATACACcatgacaaaattaatattaaaaatttgtaaaaataagCGAACAATTTTGTTGTTACACCCTTGGATGTTCAAATATACTGTTCTATTTGCAGTATAACGTTGATAAGTAAATGGTGGGTAAATAAACGATtttcctaaataaataaaattgtttgtttCCAACTTGGATTGGTTGTACTAAATGTATAaatttgcaaaatatataaaatagtttttttttttttaaatcctttaaGATTCattaaacatataaattaatatttgattaaatttatgaaaaaaaaattacatatatatatttaccatatataataagaaaattttacttatagtttttatttttattttttcaatttagcttctttttttttttttcccctaaaacatgcatttaaattttttctttctttcttttaccaagatatataagaaaatgaaataagatTGACATAAGAATTGCTTATTGATACACGATCATAAATAGTTTTCTAAAAGTAGAGCTTAACTAATTAGTCAACTTAACAATGgtcttttttgtatttatcaatGGGATTCCTATTATTATTAAACTGATCTGTATGGTGAAattctctattattatttttattatttgttaattttgtggTGATCAATCTCGTAGTTGTAATTTAATCAAgtctaattgattttttttccttattaatagatattatatatgtgctaaaatcatttttttttattttcctctaattctattttttcagaacaatataatttcaatatttaaacaatGACTTGACATtcataataattacataaaaaatcatagtttaaagaaaaaagagagagaaaaaaaaagaaaaaatatttgagaTTTTGTTACAAATTAGTTAACCCAAaataaatggagaaaaaaaacaatgaaattaGTCATTAAAGTGAAGAATTGGCATCTCtgtaattaaaacaatataaaatactagttaaataaatattgttcataAATAactatagttttttattttaattatataattattttgttattaactaattgtatttattgtaattataaataatcattattttaaaatttataattaatagtatgattttctattttttttaaaaagtattatattgtagataaatattataattatatttaataagtatGATCGTAAAAGAtgatgagaaaaagaaaaaggaaaaaacgaGTGGAGCACATGCCCCCACCTGGGTCGGTGCCTTTTCAATCACACATTATCTGTAGTTGGACACGACACGATTGAGCAATAGAAGCTGCTCCTAGTGGCTCACAGGGGAATAAAATTTGTGCAAAAGTTTTTAACACTCCACACTCAGAGTATCAATATTCTATCCTCTAATTTCTCGCTTGAATGGAGACAGCTAAGGTAGCACTTGTGGTTGGGGTCACTGGCATGGCCGGCTTAAGCATAGCCGAAGCCTTGAAGAGCCCCACCGCCCTCGGTGGTCCATGGAAAGTCATCGGCGCCGCTCGGCGTCCGTTGCCAAACTGGTTTCCAACTTCCATATTAGACGGCTTCATCACCTTCGACGCCACACGTTACGAGGACACGCTTCAAAAACTCTCCTCCGTATCCAACCAAGTTTCACATGTCTTTTGGGTTGCCTTACAAGTCCGCGAAAACGAAGAAGCTAACATCACCGTCAACACCACCATGCTAGCCAACGTTGTTAACGTCCTCAAATCGGCTGATGATCAGGCTTCTCCTTCGCCACTCACTCATATTACACTCCAAACGGGTACGAAACACTACATGGGTCCCATATTCGACCCGACCCATTCATCCCAACTCATCCCTCACGATCCACCGTTCCGCGAAGACAGCCATCGCCTTCCTTACCCGAACTTCTACTACGCGCTTGAAGATCTAGTTGCATCCTGCCCGCCGTCCGTTACGTATTCGGTGCACCGGTCTTCTATCATTATAGGCGCGTCGTCGAGGAGTTTCTTCAACGCTTTATTGACGCTGTCGGTTTACGCGGTCATATGTAAACATGAAGGCTTGAAGTTTCGGTTTCCTGGGACGCGCTACACGTGGGAGCATTTCTGCGACATGTCGGACGCGCGTGTGCTGGCTGAGCAGCAAATATGGGCGGCGGTGACGCCCGTTGCGAAGAACCAGGCATTTAACTGCACAAACGGTGATATTTTTACGTGGAGAAGTGTTTGGGAAGTACTATGCCACGTTTTTGGTCTTGAATTCGTGGCGTTTGATGAGACCGACGTGTTTGATTTGGTCGAGCTGATGAAGGAAAGAAGTAGAGTATGGGACCATATTGTACAAAAATATGGACTTGAGGAAACAAAGTTGGAGGAGATTACTTGTGCTGCTGCGCTTAATCATGTATTGCATTTTGGATTCCAACATGTTTGTAGCATGAATAAGAGTAGGGAATTTGGGTTTTTTGGTCATGTTGATACCCTTAAGAGTTTTGGGTTTTGGGTGGAGAGACTCAGGAAGATGAAAATTTTACCTCCATGAAAGGCTTTGCTAAGAGATTGCAACTCTTCATTTTAGGGTCCTTTACTGATTTTGTAATTAGGATGGGATATCCCCTTTTTTACTACTGTATTTTGATTTCTGGGTTTTGACTTTTGGGGCTGTTAGGTTGTCCACATGCCTGTAAACTTtgaatttgcaaataaaatcccatctttttttcttttcttttttttttcaaaattgatgattatattttacttttatttttttaacgtaATACAAAAATGTATATACAGTGATTATAGTTGGCATGACATGGATAATCTTTGAGCATCGAAAAATTACGAATgtccactatatatatatatatatatatataagtttacgtagaaattttcaaatcatgattattttgatagaaaatcaattagcacaatttgaaaaattttattagtgatTTTTCCATCGAATCcaatctataaatattttttgttatgaACAGAATAAAGTAAtaagggatatttgtttatgaTGTGGACACAATTTTTTGACAGAGTTTGTAAGGACtctgaaacaaaagaaaactaagaacaaaaaatttcccaaaaaagggaaaaataagattaaaaaaactgTAGACGACAAGAGGGCAGAAAACGGGGGAGAAGCGAAGAGATGGACAAAAAGAtgaaagagaaattaaaaataaaataaaacaaacgcATTTGAAGTTTTCACTAACACCCACACTCAAATATCAGTGGGACAGGTCCTATGCCCACAAAAATCATCACGGTTGTAAATCActaaattgtattgtttaaaataCTTAAATTTTCGATAACTGCCCCTCAAACCCTACAACCTTGATACACTTTCAATTTTATCTATTGATTAGtgcaatattaa is a window from the Ziziphus jujuba cultivar Dongzao chromosome 11, ASM3175591v1 genome containing:
- the LOC107433270 gene encoding AMSH-like ubiquitin thioesterase 3 isoform X2, with translation MVKINVNSMARKVEVDNRIHIRFYYRIAENLLKQANVYREEKNIVDLYIMLLRFSSLVSETIPYHRDYQAVLPKERILYRKKLISVLDELESLKPEFDRRVGELNKGHAGTQLPQLDGPERTLYSSENSSLEWPAVNKRLPTISSKQPASMATQSSWKYNNDQSLVLSNSTLIDKQFQKLSIKPLPNKDTLSRHSFLGPNGLRGQWLGPTAEIKVQYPSSVGLTSIEIPAESTSLNQAGQSDIAVVKDGNSGGIQSTMDSVLSLDDGRWLHTAEDSCPAFINEAREDIFQLSNIHQPSPPPVLARVQQDHAPIPPSKVADPRPGPAKPSQDGMPSSNAYQHLHVPVKMMEDFLRLAQANTEKNLETCGVLAGSLKNRVFHISTLIIPKQESTSDSCQTLNEEEIFEVQDSLSLFPLGWIHIMLPEAVAIVMAPTDTSSPHGIFHLSDPGGVSVIRNCQQRGFHPHEEPSDGNPIYEHCSHVYINPNLKFDVVDLR
- the LOC107433270 gene encoding AMSH-like ubiquitin thioesterase 3 isoform X1; amino-acid sequence: MVKINVNSMARKVEVDNRIHIRFYYRIAENLLKQANVYREEKNIVDLYIMLLRFSSLVSETIPYHRDYQAVLPKERILYRKKLISVLDELESLKPEFDRRVGELNKGHAGTQLPQLDGPERTLYSSENSSLEWPAVNKRLPTISSKQPASMATQSSWKYNNDQSLVLSNSTLIDKQFQKLSIKPLPNKDTLSRHSFLGPNGLRGQWLGPTAEIKVQYPSSVGLTSIEIPAESTSLNQAGQSDIAVVKDGNSGGIQSTMDSVLSLDDGRWLHTAEDSCPAFINEAREDIFQLSNIHQPSPPPVLARVQQDHAPIPPSKVADPRPGPAKPSQDGMPSSNAYQHLHVPVKMMEDFLRLAQANTEKNLETCGVLAGSLKNRVFHISTLIIPKQESTSDSCQTLNEEEIFEVQDSLSLFPLGWIHTHPSQTCFMSSVDLHTHYSYQIMLPEAVAIVMAPTDTSSPHGIFHLSDPGGVSVIRNCQQRGFHPHEEPSDGNPIYEHCSHVYINPNLKFDVVDLR
- the LOC107433235 gene encoding uncharacterized protein LOC107433235, which gives rise to MALTRILGLSVLAAALIPISVFGSISENAVEDEPETGHKFHDPTEIVAKALLCFNDKYIYINCEESYRLNESGDLNVPFDKTDAYCNGPCLDETHLVLDCIDNILTNFLFYNKATIQDIRDTIQAGCGTGSERGKFNVAEHLKAEANNANQIVVGPGLMVILGLGVLL
- the LOC107433216 gene encoding 3-oxo-Delta(4,5)-steroid 5-beta-reductase, translated to METAKVALVVGVTGMAGLSIAEALKSPTALGGPWKVIGAARRPLPNWFPTSILDGFITFDATRYEDTLQKLSSVSNQVSHVFWVALQVRENEEANITVNTTMLANVVNVLKSADDQASPSPLTHITLQTGTKHYMGPIFDPTHSSQLIPHDPPFREDSHRLPYPNFYYALEDLVASCPPSVTYSVHRSSIIIGASSRSFFNALLTLSVYAVICKHEGLKFRFPGTRYTWEHFCDMSDARVLAEQQIWAAVTPVAKNQAFNCTNGDIFTWRSVWEVLCHVFGLEFVAFDETDVFDLVELMKERSRVWDHIVQKYGLEETKLEEITCAAALNHVLHFGFQHVCSMNKSREFGFFGHVDTLKSFGFWVERLRKMKILPP